A genomic region of Arachis stenosperma cultivar V10309 chromosome 9, arast.V10309.gnm1.PFL2, whole genome shotgun sequence contains the following coding sequences:
- the LOC130949181 gene encoding uncharacterized mitochondrial protein AtMg00860-like, whose product MDPAKVEAVINWERPTSVTEIRSFLGLAGYYRRFIKRFSQLTLPLTKLTRKDTPFIWTPECEESFQALKHRLTTAPVLVLPEPNEPFEVYCDASLKGLGCVMMQHQNVVAYASRQLRPNEMNYPTHDLELAAVVFALKI is encoded by the coding sequence ATGGATCCAGCTAAGGTGGAAGCAGTGATAAATTGGGAGCGACCAACTTCAGTGACAGAGATCAGGAGTTTCTTAGGTTTGGCAGGGTATTATCGCAGATTCATTAAGAGATTTTCACAGCTCACCTTACCTTTAACTAAATTGACTAGGAAGGATACGCCTTTTATCTGGACTCCAGAATGTGAAGAGAGTTTCCAAGCATTAAAGCATaggttgactactgcacctgtaTTGGTATTACCTGAACCAAATGAACCGTTTGAAGTGTATTGtgatgcatctctgaaaggtttgGGGTGCGTTATGATGCAGCACCAGAATGTTGTAGCATACGCCTCACGGCAATTAAGGCCGAATGAAATGAACTATCCAACACATGATTTGGAACTTGCTGCTGTTGTGTTTGCTTTAAAGATTtag
- the LOC130949182 gene encoding uncharacterized protein LOC130949182: MVVLGYDLKVYNGTHETIVTRIGCPQVPFRVQQREFVHDLICLPMTGLDLILGLDWLSKYHVLLDCSEKSVQFMPEGSKAPVVVNSYYLNSMIVNCFGIECQDIMLLTAGVSGDDQSLEQIPVIDLRSGYHQIRVRDEDIPKTTFRTRYGHYEYTMMSFGLTNAPVVFMDYMNRIFRPYLDKFIIVFIDDILVYSKSEEEHADHLRTVLQILRDRKLYAKLSKCEF; encoded by the exons ATGGTGGTTTTAGGTTATGATTTGAAAGTATATAATGGTACTCATGAAACTATAGTGACTAGGATAGGATGTCCACAAGTTCCCTTTCGAGTGCAACAGCGTGAATTTGTACATGATTTGATTTGTTTGCCTATGACTGGTCTTGATCTcatcttgggattggattggcTATCCAAGTATCATGTTTTGCTTGATTGTTCTGAGAAGTCAGTACAGTTTATGCCGGAAGGGTCAAAAGCACCGGTTGTGGTGAATAGTTACTATTTGAATTCTATGATAGTAAACTGCTTTGGAATTGAATGTCAGGATATTATGTTATTAACTGCGGGAGTATCAGGTGATGATCAGAGTTTagagcagattccggtt ATTGACCTGCGATCCGGGTATCATCAGATAAGGGTTAGAGACGAGGATATACCGAAAACTACTTTCAGAACCCGTTATGGTCATTATGAGTATACAATGATGTCTTTTGGGTTAACTAATGCCCCGGTCGTATTTATGGATTATATGAACAGGATTTTTCGACCATATCTGGACAAGTTTATTATTGTCTTTATTGATGACATTCTTGTTTATTCTAAGTCTGAAGAGGAACATGCTGATCACTTGCGAACTGTGCTACAAATTCTGAGAGACAGGAAGTTGTACGCTAAGTTATCTAAATGCGAGTTCTAG